A single genomic interval of Peromyscus leucopus breed LL Stock chromosome 7, UCI_PerLeu_2.1, whole genome shotgun sequence harbors:
- the LOC114691953 gene encoding C2 calcium-dependent domain-containing protein 4A-like has product MRLLSRLRSSAPEPAFSNVLTPGRIPEFCIPPRLPVPGVAESAHPAAALPWRCAAEPDLWPRTPTDHDDNEYDHAGRTDWDPRSQAALSLPHLPRARTAYGFCALLESPHTRRKESLFLGHPGVPRPGLRRRAHTYAGPRPASDSARAAPIHLDTAPPPAPVPRVRRLLRASDGLLSRALRVPRGRAGARPAPSGDKQESAASCAPPDPTGPIPKRRQAEASVALGRGDCTLHLAAEYCPRSACLRLRLLRAEGPAAALEPRALGCRLSLVLRPSGQQRASVLHRSRKAALDQDCCFDGLSEEQLHRLAVRIKAESKGRGLERGRPLGQGELLLGSLLLL; this is encoded by the coding sequence ATGAGGCTCCTCAGTCGACTCCGCTCCTCCGCTCCTGAGCCCGCCTTCTCCAACGTGCTCACCCCGGGCCGCATCCCTGAGTTCTGCATCCCCCCGCGGCTGCCGGTCCCCGGCGTTGCCGAGTCGGCACACCCGGCGGCCGCACTGCCTTGGCGCTGCGCGGCCGAACCCGACCTGTGGCCGCGCACCCCAACCGACCACGACGATAATGAGTACGACCACGCGGGTCGCACCGACTGGGACCCGCGCTCACAAGCCGCGCTCTCGCTGCCGCACCTGCCCCGCGCACGCACCGCCTACGGCTTCTGCGCGCTGCTCGAGAGCCCGCATACGCGCCGAAAGGAGTCGCTCTTCCTCGGCCACCCAGGAGTTCCCCGGCCCGGACTTCGCCGCCGCGCGCACACCTACGCCGGCCCGCGCCCAGCCTCGGACTCTGCGCGCGCCGCCCCGATTCATCTGGACACTGCCCCGCCACCTGCTCCTGTGCCCCGCGTGCGTCGCCTCCTGCGCGCCTCGGATGGGCTGCTGAGCCGCGCGCTGCGGGTCCCTCGAGGTCGGGCCGGTGCGCGCCCCGCGCCCAGTGGAGACAAACAGGAGAGCGCCGCCTCCTGCGCGCCCCCGGACCCCACCGGCCCGATTCCCAAGCGCCGGCAAGCCGAGGCCAGCGTGGCTCTGGGCCGCGGGGATTGCACGCTGCACCTGGCTGCCGAGTACTGTCCGCGCAGCGCGTGTCTCCGCCTCCGCCTGCTGCGCGCTGAGGGTCCGGCCGCTGCGCTCGAACCCCGAGCCCTGGGCTGCCGCCTCAGCCTGGTGCTGCGGCCGTCGGGCCAGCAGCGCGCCAGCGTTCTCCACCGCAGCCGCAAGGCCGCCCTGGACCAGGACTGCTGCTTCGATGGGCTCTCGGAGGAGCAGCTGCACCGCCTGGCCGTGCGCATCAAGGCTGAGAGCAAGGGCCGCGGGCTGGAGCGTGGAAGGCCGCTGGGCCAGGGTGAGCTGCTGCTGGGCTcgctgctgctgctctga